The following coding sequences are from one Gossypium hirsutum isolate 1008001.06 chromosome A12, Gossypium_hirsutum_v2.1, whole genome shotgun sequence window:
- the LOC107947321 gene encoding protein REVEILLE 6, with amino-acid sequence MVSKNPNPAEGFYLDPTGMALPGLGPFAATDAAASTVSSSEDPNKKIRKPYTITKSRESWTEPEHDKFLEALQLFDRDWKKIEAFVGSKTVIQIRSHAQKYFLKVQKNGTNEHLPPPRPKRKAAHPYPLKASKNVHVQPQASGSLQSSNALVDTGCVLRSDPSLMLMNPVTAASSWTHNEQTISFSQAKKGSGMANKSRGSSMSTPQRRQIGEMTNQGNHGHALRVLPDFVQVYSFIGSVFDPNTTGHLQKLKKMDPIDIETVLLLMRNLSINLTSPDFEDHRKLLSSYEIDTETIYHGGACKAVGT; translated from the exons ATGGTATCGAAAAACCCGAACCCGGCCGAGGGATTTTACCTGGATCCTACCGGAATGGCGTTGCCAGGCCTGGGACCCTTCGCCGCCACAGATGCGGCGGCTTCCACGGTTTCATCTTCCGAGGATCCGAATAAGAAAATCCGAAAGCCCTACACCATAACCAAGTCCAGAGAGAGCTGGACTGAACCTGAACACGACAAGTTCCTCGAGGCTCTCCAGCT ATTTGACCGTGACTGGAAAAAGATCGAAGCATTTGTCGGGTCAAAGACTGTTATTCAG ATTCGTAGTCATGCCCAGAAATATTTTCTAAAGGTTCAGAAGAATGGAACAAATGAACACCTACCTCCACCTCGACCTAAAAGGAAAGCAGCTCATCCATATCCACTGAAAGCCTCAAAAAATG TTCATGTACAGCCACAAGCATCAGGGTCTCTTCAATCATCGAATGCATTAGTTGACACTGGATGTGTTCTGAGATCTGATCCCTCATTGATGCTTATGAACCCTGTTACTGCTGCGTCTTCCTGGACACACAATGAACAAACCATCAGTTTCTCACAAGCTAAAAAAG GTTCTGGAATGGCCAATAAATCTAGGGGCAGCTCAATGAGCACCCCACAGAGGCGACAAATTGGAGAGATGACTAATCAGGGAAATCATGGTCATGCACTAAGAG TGTTGCCTGACTTTGTTCAAGTATACAGTTTTATTGGCAGTGTCTTTGATCCAAACACTACCGGTCATCTCCAGAAACTTAAAAAGATGGATCCCATAGACATTGAAACG GTGCTGTTGTTGATGAGAAACCTCTCCATCAATCTGACAAGTCCTGATTTCGAGGATCAT AGAAAGCTGCTTTCTTCCTACGAGATTGACACAGAGACAATTTATCATGGTGGTGCGTGTAAAGCCGTCGGTACTTGA